A segment of the Salvelinus sp. IW2-2015 linkage group LG6.2, ASM291031v2, whole genome shotgun sequence genome:
TCTTCATTCTTCTTCTTGCTTCCACCTCCAAAGATGGCCGCTGCGATACCTGCAACAGCAAGGACTCCGAAGCCCACCATTGCAGCCATTCCCACAGTTTCCACAGCCTGACGAACCTGGGCAAAAAAGACTAACATTAATTTGAATGAATTGAATGAATGACTGATTCAGAAACAGTATTACAGCATAGATGCTTTGAATGTATAACAAGTACACCAGTTACTCTACACTCACGTGTGTCTTGACTAAGTTGAGAATGTTATTACATCTCACAAAATTACTCTACGCTGAGCACAGTACAACTAGCGTTGAGRACCAGTCCACTGTACCTACCTGTCGAGACTCAGCCTTCCCATATCTCAGKTCTGTGACAAAGTGCTCACAGTTCCCCCTGAAGACACAGTAGGGCATCTCCTGGTCCACATAGGCCTGGGCTTCCCTCAGTATCTCACGTATGGGTCTGACCTATaatgataatataataataatcctacatgccatttagcagatgcttttatcctaAGCGAacttgcatgcatacatttttatgaGGGTGGCCCCAGTAGGAATGYAAatcactatcctggcattgcaagcaccatgctctatcaactgagccacacaggatcaCACAGGctgtgtcccacatggcaccttattctctacatagttcattacttttgaccagaggcccatggggtgccatttgggacacagccctacTGTACTTACTGCTACTGACCTGGTACTTCTCATCCAGCTGGTTGTTTACACACCACTGATCATGCCCCACCACGTCCCAGATCTCTTCCTTCTTCACCTTAGCCGTGTCACTGAGCACAGACATCATGCTGTTGGCCCTGGCCCCAGGTCCCTCGGCTGGGGAGCAAAGAGACatgggtgagggagagggaaagtTCCAAGGGAGGGGGTGCACAGACAAGACATCATCAGTYTCAAAGTTGAGTTGAGTTGTATGtactctatatctacagtatatcaatTGTTGAGTACACTATATCAAGAGTATTACTCACAGGGTGGGGCCAGGTGAACAACAAAACCGTCACCAACGTACAAAGCCCAGTGCTGGTAGTTCCCTCTGAATATCTCTATCAGATCCCCTGGCTCCGGCTTCTTATCATActgtcaacaattttttttaaattatgaaacCATTAAGAATGATTTAGCAATCTGTGTATTGGCACATACAGGGATGTTGCTAGACACCATCTTGTTAAAGTGCCAAGTATGCATTTCTCAAAGGGAAAGTTCTCAGATCAGGGAACTATAAAAAGTTKTTCAGTCATGACTCATGCATTGTACAAACAAAATGTAAATATGTTCCAAACAAACAGGTAAGACTACATAGAGACAGAGGACACAACATAAGGACTGGACTTTACTTACCAATGTTGGAGCCATGGTTACTGTTATTTCCTTTACACAGCTTTGATTTCCCTTTACTGAGCTTCGATCTCAACCCTTTATGTCAAAACGAAACCAATGGGTTATATTTAAAATGGGGCCTGTTTCATAACACAAACTCACAAATTATTAATCAGACTATTGGCAAATAAATTGAACACTGATCTCATTTCACTTTGTTTTGGTGTCTATAAAAACATGAATTATGCAACGAAATAGATCGCTAGCTAACTGACCACAGACAGCACACAACAGCGACAGTGTTTGCGTGCTGTCAAAAGTCATGGCATGACTTTCGATcagagttagctaactagctatttgTAATCTTCCTCACACACGTATTTCTGTCCAGATactaatttaaatacatttaaattcttaTAACTTACAGTAAGTTCGGTGTCGTGGCCTCGATGTTGCTTACTTTCACTTAGAACACAGAAGTAAAAATCAGACGTCAACTTCTTTTTCTTCCTCGATGAGGTTTAACTTCTTCCTCGATGTGGTTTAACTTCTTCCTCGATGAGGTTTaacttcttcttcgatgaggtttaacggcggttggcatccaataaatgtttcattaccgccacctactagactggagtacaactcccttatactttgcttaaataaataaataaataaataaacaaacaaacaattaccctaccatctaacactacactcacaatttAAATCTATTTAGACCTTCCTCAGGTCAACAACTTGAAAggacgggacaccaccacttaacacaccctgtaactcctgatttatttatttaacagttattttaccaggtaagttgactgagaacacattKTCATTTACAGTAAGAACTTGGGGCATAGTTACAGGAGataggaggggggatgaatgaaccaattgtaaactggggatgattagatgACCATGATGGTATGCGTGCCAGATAGgtatttagccaggacaccagggttcacacctctactcttacgataagtgccataggATATTTTGTGAccccagagagtcaggacacccgtttaacgtcccagccgaaagacagcaccctacacagggcaatcactgccctggggtattgggatatttttttaaaccagaggaaagagtgcctcctactggccctccaacaccacttccagcagcatctggtctcccatctagggaccGACCAAGAACAACCCtgtttagcttcagaagcaagccagcagtggggatgcagggtggtatgctgacgtcaagtctcacacacccaaatacctctctgcagctgccaccacaacctacaTTTTTTgtgacttacgttccatccctgcagtacagttgacaaccattgctataaattctaaaaatccaatcttactgaaacataaacYtccctttttcaggaccctgtctttcaaagataattggtaaaaatcaaaataacttcaaagatcttcattgtaaagggtttaaacactgtttcccatgcttgttcaatgaaccataaacaattaatgaacatgcaccagtggaacggtcgttaagacactaacagcttacagacggtaggcaattagggtcacggttatgaaaacgtaggacacaaAAGAGNNNNNNNNNNNNNNNNNNNNNNNNNNNNNNNNNNNNNNNNNNNNNNNNNNNNNNNNNNNNNNNNNNNNNNNNNNNNNNNNNNNNNNNNNNNNNNNNNNNNNNNNNNNNNNNNNNNNNNNNNNNNNNNNNNNNNNNNNNNNNNNNNNNNNNNNNNNNNNNNNNNNNNNNNNNNNNNNNNNNNNNNNNNNNNNNNNNNNNNNNNNNNNNNNNNNNNNNNNNNNNNNNNNNNNNNNNNNNNNNNNNNNNNNNNNNNNNNNNNNNNNNNNNNNNNNNNNNNNNNNNNNNNNNNNNNNNNNNNNNNNNNNNNNNNNNNNNNNNNNNNNNNNNNNNNNNNNNNNNNNNNNNNNNNNNNNNNNNNNNNNNNNNNNNNNNNNNNNNNNNNNNNNNNNNNNNNNNNNNNNNNNNNNNNNNNNNNNNNNNNNNNNNNNNNNNNNNNNNNNNNNNNNNNNNNNNNNNNNNNNNNNNNNNNNNNNNNNNNNNNNNNNNNNNNNNNNNNNNNNNNNNNNNNNNNNNNNNNNNNNNNNNNNNNNNNNNNNNNNNNNNNNNNNNNNNNNNNNNNNNNNNNNNNNNNNNNNNNNNNNNNNNNNNNNNNNNNNNNNNNNNNNNNNNNNNNNNNNNNNNNNNNNNNNNNNNNNNNNNNNNNNNNNNNNNNNNNNNNNNNNNNNNNNNNNNNNNNNNNNNNNNNNNNNNNNNNNNNNNNNNNNNNNNNNNNNNNNNNNNNNNNNNNNNNNNNNNNNNNNNNNNNNNNNNNNNNNNNNNNNNNNNNNNNNNNNNNNNNNNNNNNNNNNNNNNNNNNNNNNNNNNNNNNNNNNNNNNNNNNNNNNNNNNNNNNNNNNNNNNNNNNNNNNNNNNNNNNNNNNNNNNNNNNNNNNNNNNNNNNNNNNNNNNNNNNNNNNNNNNNNNNNNNNNNNNNNNNNNNNNNNNNNNNNNNNNNNNNNNNNNNNNNNNNNNNNNNNNNNNNNNNNNNNNNNNNNNNNNNNNNNNNNNNNNNNNNNNNNNNNNNNNNNNNNNNNNNNNNNNNNNNNNNNNNNNNNNNNNNNNNNNNNNNNNNNNNNNNNNNNNNNNNNNNNNNNNNNNNNNNNNNNNNNNNNNNNNNNNNNNNNNNNNNNNNNNNNNNNNNNNNNNNNNNNNNNNNNNNNNNNNNNNNNNNNNNNNNNNNNNNNNNNNNNNNNNNNNNNNNNNNNNNNNNNNNNNNNNNNNNNNNNNNNNNNNNNNNNNNNNNNNNNNNNNNNNNNNNNNNNNNNNNNNNNNNNNNNNNNNNNNNNNNNNNNNNNNNNNNNNNNNNNNNNNNNNNNNNNNNNNNNNNNNNNNNNNNNNNNNNNNNNNNNNNNNNNNNNNNNNNNNNNNNNNNNNNNNNNNNNNNNNNNNNNNNNNNNNNNNNNNNNNNNNNNNNNNNNNNNNNNNNNNNNNNNNNNNNNNNNNNNNNNNNNNNNNNNNNNNNNNNNNNNNNNNNNNNNNNNNNNNNNNNNNNNNNNNNNNNNNNNNNNNNNNNNNNNNNNNNNNNNNNNNNNNNNNNNNNNNNNNNNNNNNNNNNNNNNNNNNNNNNNNNNNNNNNNNNNNNNNNNNNNNNNNNNNNNNNNNNNNNNNNNNNNNNNNNNNNNNNNNNNNNNNNNNNNNNNNNNNNNNNNNNNNNNNNNNNNNNNNNNNNNNNNNNNNNNNNNNNNNNNNNNNNNNNNNNNNNNNNNNNNNNNNNNNNNNNNNNNNNNNNNNNNNNNNNNNNNNNNNNNNNNNNNNNNNNNNNNNNNNNNNNNNNNNNNNNNNNNNNNNNNNNNNNNNNNNNNNNNNNNNNNNNNNNNNNNNNNNNNNNNNNNNNNNNNNNNNNNNNNNNNNNNNNNNNNNNNNNNNNNNNNNNNNNNNNNNNNNNNNNNNNNNNNNNNNNNNNNNNNNNNNNNNNNNNNNNNNNNNNNNNNNNNNNNNNNNNNNNNNNNNNNNNNNNNNNNNNNNNNNNNNNNNNNNNNNNNNNNNNNNNNNNNNNNNNNNNNNNNNNNNNNNNNNNNNNNNNNNNNNNNNNNNNNNNNNNNNNNNNNNNNNNNNNNNNNNNNNNNNNNNNNNNNNNNNNNNNNNNNNNNNNNNNNNNNNNNNNNNNNNNNNNNNNNNNNNNNNNNNNNNNNNNNNNNNNNNNNNNNNNNNNNNNNNNNNNNNNNNNNNNNNNNNNNNNNNNNNNNNNNNNNNNNNNNNNNNNNNNNNNNNNNNNNNNNNNNNNNNNNNNNNNNNNNNNNNNNNNNNNNNNNNNNNNNNNNNNNNNNNNNNNNNNNNNNNNNNNNNNNNNNNNNNNNNNNNNNNNNNNNNNNNNNNNNNNNNNNNNNNNNNNNNNNNNNNNNNNNNNNNNNNNNNNNNNNNNNNNNNNNNNNNNNNNNNNNNNNNNNNNNNNNNNNNNNNNNNNNNNNNNNNNNNNNNNNNNNNNNNNNNNNNNNNNNNNNNNNNNNNNNNNNNNNNNNNNNNNNNNNNNNNNNNNNNNNNNNNNNNNNNNNNNNNNNNNNNNNNNNNNNNNNNNNNNNNNNNNNNNNNNNNNNNNNNNNNNNNNNNNNNNNNNNNNNNNNNNNNNNNNNNNNNNNNNNNNNNNNNNNNNNNNNNNNNNNNNNNNNNNNNNNNNNNNNNNNNNNNNNNNNNNNNNNNNNNNNNNNNNNNNNNNNNNNNNNNNNNNNNNNNNNNNNNNNNNNNNNNNNNNNNNNNNNNNNNNNNNNNNNNNNNNNNNNNNNNNNNNNNNNNNNNNNNNNNNNNNNNNNNNNNNNNNNNNNNNNNNNNNNNNNNNNNNNNNNNNNNNNNNNNNNNNNNNNNNNNNNNNNNNNNNNNNNNNNNNNNNNNNNNNNNNNNNNNNNNNNNNNNNNNNNNNNNNNNNNNNNNNNNNNNNNNNNNNNNNNNNNNNNNNNNNNNNNNNNNNNNNNNNNNNNNNNNNNNNNNNNNNNNNNNNNNNNNNNNNNNNNNNNNNNNNNNNNNNNNNNNNNNNNNNNNNNNNNNNNNNNNNNNNNNNNNNNNNNNNNNNNNNNNNNNNNNNNNNNNNNNNNNNNNNNNNNNNNNNNNNNNNNNNNNNNNNNNNNNNNNNNNNNNNNNNNNNNNNNNNNNNNNNNNNNNNNNNNNNNNNNNNNNNNNNNNNNNNNNNNNNNNNNNNNNNNNNNNNNNNNNNNNNNNNNNNNNNNNNNNNNNNNNNNNNNNNNNNNNNNNNNNNNNNNNNNNNNNNNNNNNNNNNNNNNNNNNNNNNNNNNNNNNNNNNNNNNNNNNNNNNNNNNNNNNNNNNNNNNNNNNNNNNNNNNNNNNNNNNNNNNNNNNNNNNNNNNNNNNNNNNNNNNNNNNNNNNNNNNNNNNNNNNNNNNNNNNNNNNNNNNNNNNNNNNNNNNNNNNNNNNNNNNNNNNNNNNNNNNNNNNNNNNNNNNNNNNNNNNNNNNNNNNNNNNNNNNNNNNNNNNNNNNNNNNNNNNNNNNNNNNNNNNNNNNNNNNNNNNNNNNNNNNNNNNNNNNNNNNNNNNNNNNNNNNNNNNNNNNNNNNNNNNNNNNNNNNNNNNNNNNNNNNNNNNNNNNNNNNNNNNNNNNNNNNNNNNNNNNNNNNNNNNNNNNNNNNNNNNNNNNNNNNNNNNNNNNNNNNNNNNNNNNNNNNNNNNNNNNNNNNNNNNNNNNNNNNNNNNNNNNNNNNNNNNNNNNNNNNNNNNNNNNNNNNNNNNNNNNNNNNNNNNNNNNNNNNNNNNNNNNNNNNNNNNNNNNNNNNNNNNNNNNNNNNNNNNNNNNNNNNNNNNNNNNNNNNNNNNNNNNNNNNNNNNNNNNNNNNNNNNNNNNNNNNNNNNNNNNNNNNNNNNNNNNNNNNNNNNNNNNNNNNNNNNNNNNNNNNNNNNNNNNNNNNNNNNNNNNNNNNNNNNNNNNNNNNNNNNNNNNNNNNNNNNNNNNNNNNNNNNNNNNNNNNNNNNNNNNNNNNNNNNNNNNNNNNNNNNNNNNNNNNNNNNNNNNNNNNNNNNNNNNNNNNNNNNNNNNNNNNNNNNNNNNNNNNNNNNNNNNNNNNNNNNNNNNNNNNNNNNNNNNNNNNNNNNNNNNNNNNNNNNNNNNNNNNNNNNNNNNNNNNNNNNNNNNNNNNNNNNNNNNNNNNNNNNNNNNNNNNNNNNNNNNNNNNNNNNNNNNNNNNNNNNNNNNNNNNNNNNNNNNNNNNNNNNNNNNNNNNNNNNNNNNNNNNNNNNNNNNNNNNNNNNNNNNNNNNNNNNNNNNNNNNNNNNNNNNNNNNNNNNNNNNNNNNNNNNNNNNNNNNNNNNNNNNNNNNNNNNNNNNNNNNNNNNNNNNNNNNNNNNNNNNNNNNNNNNNNNNNNNNNNNNNNNNNNNNNNNNNNNNNNNNNNNNNNNNNNNNNNNNNNNNNNNNNNNNNNNNNNNNNNNNNNNNNNNNNNNNNNNNNNNNNNNNNNNNNNNNNNNNNNNNNNNNNNNNNNNNNNNNNNNNNNNNNNNNNNNNNNNNNNNNNNNNNNNNNNNNNNNNNNNNNNNNNNNNNNNNNNNNNNNNNNNNNNNNNNNNNNNNNNNNNNNNNNNNNNNNNNNNNNNNNNNNNNNNNNNNNNNNNNNNNNNNNNNNNNNNNNNNNNNNNNNNNNNNNNNNNNNNNNNNNNNNNNNNNNNNNNNNNNNNNNNNNNNNNNNNNNNNNNNNNNNNNNNNNNNNNNNNNNNNNNNNNNNNNNNNNNNNNNNNNNNNNNNNNNNNNNNNNNNNNNNNNNNNNNNNNNNNNNNNNNNNNNNNNNNNNNNNNNNNNNNNNNNNNNNNNNNNNNNNNNNNNNNNNNNNNNNNNNNNNNNNNNNNNNNNNNNNNNNNNNNNNNNNNNNNNNNNNNNNNNNNNNNNNNNNNNNNNNNNNNNNNNNNNNNNNNNNNNNNNNNNNNNNNNNNNNNNNNNNNNNNNNNNNNNNNNNNNNNNNNNNNNNNNNNNNNNNNNNNNNNNNNNNNNNNNNNNNNNNNNNNNNNNNNNNNNNNNNNNNNNNNNNNNNNNNNNNNNNNNNNNNNNNNNNNNNNNNNNNNNNNNNNNNNNNNNNNNNNNNNNNNNNNNNNNNNNNNNNNNNNNNNNNNNNNNNNNNNNNNNNNNNNNNNNNNNNNNNNNNNNNNNNNNNNNNNNNNNNNNNNNNNNNNNNNNNNNNNNNNNNNNNNNNNNNNNNNNNNNNNNNNNNNNNNNNNNNNNNNNNNNNNNNNNNNNNNNNNNNNNNNNCAAGAAGCAAAGCCAGCAGTGGGGATGCAGGTGGTATGCTGACGTCAAGTCtcacacacccaaatacctctctgcagctgccaccacaacctacaTTTTTTgtgacttacgttccatccctgcagtacagttgacacCATTGCTATAAAttctaaaaatccaatcttactgaaacataaacagtccctttttcaggaccctgtctttcaaaataattggtaaaaatcaaaataacttcaaagatcttcattgtaaagggttaaaacactgtttcccatgcttgttcaatgaaccataaacaattaatgaacatgcaccagtggaacggtcgttaagacactaacagcttacagacggtaggcaattagggtcacggttatgaaaacgtaggacaacaaaagaggcctttctactgactctgaaaaacaccaaaagaaagatgcccaggtcctgctcatctgccgtaactgccttaggcatgctgcaaggaggcatgagggctgcaaggaagcatgaggactgcagatgtggccagggcaataaatgcaatgtccatactgtgagacgcctaagacaacaCCTACAGGAGCAGGACGGACAgcctgatcgtcctcgcagtggcagaccacgtgtaacaacacctacacagatcggtacatccgaacatcacacctgcgggacaggtacaggatggcagcaacaaatgcccgagttacaccaggaacgcacaatccctccatcagtgctcagactgtcgcaATAGCTGAGCGAGGCTGGACTGAaggttgtaggcctgttgtaaggcaggttctcaccagacatcactggcaacacaCATTGCCTATGGGcaaaaacccaccatcgctggaccagacaggactggcaaaaagtgctcttcactgacgagtcgcgggtttgtctcactaggggtgatggtcggattcacgtttatcgtcgaaggaatgagcgttacaccgaggcttgtactctggagcgtgatcgatttggaggtggagggtccgtcatggtctggggcggtgtgtcacagcatcaacggactgagcttgttgtcattgcaggcaatctcaacgctgtgcgttacagggaagacatcctcctccctcatgtggtacccttcctgcaggctaatcctgacatgaccctccagcatgacaatgccaccagccatactgctcgttctgtgcgtgatttcctgcaagacaggaatgtccaggccatggccagtgaagagcccggatctcaatcccattgagcacgtctgggacc
Coding sequences within it:
- the LOC111965937 gene encoding phospholipase A and acyltransferase 4; its protein translation is MAPTLYDKKPEPGDLIEIFRGNYQHWALYVGDGFVVHLAPPSEGPGARANSMMSVLSDTAKVKKEEIWDVVGHDQWCVNNQLDEKYQVRPIREILREAQAYVDQEMPYCVFRGNCEHFVTXLRYGKAESRQVRQAVETVGMAAMVGFGVLAVAGIAAAIFGGGSKKKNEEEEYK